One window of the Bacteroidota bacterium genome contains the following:
- a CDS encoding RNA methyltransferase → MYGQFTELQYRKLFLDYLYGFISENKKGKFEHIIKNRTRYLTVVLEDIYQPHNASAVLRTCDCFGVQDVHIIENQNPYRINPDVTLGSDKWLTVHKYNNAEHNTEECLSSLRKKGYMIVATCPHKDDYSVYDLPLDQKTALVFGTELKGLTDIAMGYADSYVRIPMFGFTESLNISVSAALFLHHLTARLRQSNAGWQLTEDEESEIKLHWASSAVRHADLLEKEFRKNTPG, encoded by the coding sequence TTGTACGGGCAGTTCACAGAACTTCAATACAGGAAACTATTTCTTGATTATTTATACGGATTTATTTCCGAAAACAAGAAAGGCAAATTCGAGCACATTATTAAAAACAGGACACGATACCTGACTGTGGTGCTGGAAGATATTTACCAGCCTCATAATGCCAGCGCTGTGCTGCGGACCTGTGATTGTTTCGGAGTTCAGGATGTTCACATCATTGAAAATCAAAATCCTTACAGGATTAACCCCGATGTCACTCTTGGATCGGACAAATGGCTCACCGTTCATAAATATAACAATGCTGAGCATAATACAGAGGAATGTCTTAGCTCCCTCAGGAAAAAAGGTTATATGATCGTGGCCACCTGTCCTCACAAAGACGATTATTCTGTTTATGACCTGCCTCTGGATCAAAAAACAGCATTGGTTTTCGGTACTGAACTTAAAGGTTTGACTGACATAGCCATGGGTTATGCCGACAGTTATGTCAGGATCCCTATGTTTGGTTTCACCGAAAGTTTGAATATCTCTGTTTCAGCCGCATTGTTCCTTCATCATCTGACCGCCAGGCTGCGACAATCCAATGCCGGATGGCAACTCACTGAAGATGAAGAGTCTGAAATAAAACTTCACTGGGCCTCCAGCGCGGTCAGGCATGCCGACCTGCTCGAGAAAGAATTCAGGAAAAACACTCCAGGGTGA
- a CDS encoding HU family DNA-binding protein, whose protein sequence is MNKAELIGAIASEAKITKASAKKALEAFVKATSTALKKGDRVALLGFGTFHVAKRAARTGRNPRTGKTIKIPAKKVAHFRAGSELKKTVK, encoded by the coding sequence ATGAACAAAGCAGAACTAATCGGAGCAATTGCATCAGAAGCCAAAATTACTAAGGCTAGCGCCAAGAAAGCTCTGGAAGCTTTCGTGAAAGCGACATCTACAGCTTTAAAGAAAGGTGACCGTGTCGCCTTACTGGGCTTTGGAACATTCCATGTGGCCAAACGTGCTGCCCGCACTGGCAGAAACCCCCGGACAGGAAAAACCATCAAGATTCCTGCAAAGAAAGTAGCTCACTTCAGGGCAGGTTCAGAATTAAAGAAGACCGTGAAGTAA